Proteins encoded within one genomic window of Camelina sativa cultivar DH55 chromosome 19, Cs, whole genome shotgun sequence:
- the LOC104744316 gene encoding uncharacterized protein LOC104744316 has protein sequence MAEGGEDPQRLKKIAAAAFDYESDARWADYWSNILIPPHMASRPEVVDHFKRKFYQRYIDPDLVVEPMSTSSSSSQSARPSATSASSTASSNANEQVRSRNSGSVPRTSGPSATAGANPSSLRWDQQTIQFSVNAWVFVIAVLAVLPLIPKNLSNRAYRLSFMGTACSSLYSLYSLYGRPRAWNMQGLQVYLQSIVAAKDFIYFIYCLTFVTSHLCLKFALIPILCRALEQVAKFLRRNFARSTIYRKYLEDPCVWVESNTTTLNILSSQAEIAIGFLLIISLLSWQRNIIQTFMYWQLLKLMYQAPVTAGYHQSTWSRIGRTVNPIIQRYAPFLNTPVSAVQRWWFR, from the exons ATGGCGGAAGGCGGCGAAGATCCCCAGCGGCTGAAGAAAATTGCGGCGGCAGCCTTCGACTACGAAAGCGACGCTCGATGGGCTGATTACTGGTCCAATATCCTCATCCCTCCTCACATGGCTTCTCGTCCTGAAGTCGTCGACCATTTCAAGCGCAAATTCTACCAACGCTACATC GATCCTGATCTTGTTGTGGAGCCTATGTCgacttcatcttcgtcttcacaaTCTGCCAGACCATCTGCTACATCTGCATCTTCAACGGCATCTTCTAATGCAAATGAACAAGTTCGTTCACGTAACTCAG GATCGGTTCCTCGAACCTCTGGGCCATCTGCTACTGCCGGTGCAAACCCAAGTTCACTGCGCTGGGATCAACAGACGATTCAGTTTTCAGTCAATGCTTGG GTTTTTGTTATAGCTGTCCTGGCAGTGCTACCTCTAATACCAAAGAACCTCTCAAATAGGGCTTATCGTCTATCTTTCATGGGAACTGCGTGCTCATCTCTATATTCTTTATACTCCTTATACGGG AGGCCAAGGGCATGGAATATGCAAGGGCTGCAAGTTTATTTACAATCAATTGTGGCAGCAAAGGATTTCATCTATTTCATCTACTGCCTTACATTCGTCACTTCACATCTCTGTCTCAAGT TTGCTTTGATTCCCATCTTGTGCCGGGCGCTTGAACAAGTAGCCAAATTCTTGAGGCGTAACTTTGCTCGGTCCACTATATACAG AAAGTACTTGGAAGACCCTTGTGTGTGGGTGGAGTCAAACACTACTACTCTCAATATCCTGTCATCGCAGGCTGAGATAGCCATTGGCTTCCTTCTGATCATCTCTCTGCTCTC ATGGCAACGTAATATCATACAGACGTTCATGTACTGGCAG CTATTGAAGCTGATGTATCAAGCACCGGTAACAGCGGGTTACCACCAGAGCACGTGGAGCAGAATAGGGAGGACGGTGAATCCGATAATCCAACGTTACGCTCCCTTCTTGAATACTCCGGTCAGTGCCGTTCAGAGATGGTGGTTCAGGTGa
- the LOC104763805 gene encoding uncharacterized protein LOC104763805 yields MSSSLRLRNANTPAPELDEFSDQPPSETRVLKRQMSISQRTMSNTLTSAANLSNLLPTGTLLAFQLLTPVFTSNGVCDHATRSLTAVLLYLLAASCFVSSFTDSVKADDGTTYFGFVTFKGMWIVDYPDPSGLGLPDLSKYRMRVVDWIHATLSVLVFGAVALRDKYVTDCFCPSPEAETKHVLDIVPVGVGVMCSLLFMVFPTRRHGIGYLVTGNVDLR; encoded by the coding sequence ATGTCGTCTTCCCTTCGGCTAAGAAACGCAAACACTCCGGCTCCGGAGCTCGACGAGTTTTCCGATCAGCCACCGTCAGAAACACGTGTGCTCAAAAGACAGATGTCAATATCTCAGCGAACCATGTCAAACACGCTGACATCAGCAGCAAATCTCTCAAACCTACTCCCAACGGGAACACTCCTCGCGTTTCAACTCCTCACGCCGGTTTTCACTTCAAACGGCGTTTGCGACCACGCAACGCGTTCTCTAACCGCCGTTCTCCTCTATCTGTTAGCCGCGTCTTGCTTCGTCAGCTCCTTCACCGATAGCGTCAAAGCCGACGACGGAACTACCTACTTCGGTTTCGTCACGTTCAAAGGCATGTGGATCGTTGACTATCCTGACCCGTCCGGGTTAGGTTTACCTGATTTATCCAAATACCGGATGCGGGTCGTTGATTGGATCCACGCCACGTTGTCCGTATTAGTGTTTGGAGCGGTTGCGTTGAGAGATAAGTATGTAACGGACTGCTTTTGTCCGTCCCCGGAGGCAGAAACGAAACATGTCTTGGACATTGTTCCGGTGGGTGTTGGGGTTATGTGTAGCttattgtttatggtttttccAACAAGACGTCATGGCATTGGGTATCTTGTTACCGGAAATGTTGATCTCCGGTGA
- the LOC104763806 gene encoding probable inactive ATP-dependent zinc metalloprotease FTSHI 3, chloroplastic (The sequence of the model RefSeq protein was modified relative to this genomic sequence to represent the inferred CDS: added 100 bases not found in genome assembly), giving the protein MATFNVLCSNRFLFKGGNSPDISIRKVSSRSSQLNVCFARATTNQSSISCRRLGGFLEIGESRLGVRFHGGDSRNGFTCSSEIKRLMSGSDYGDKEDGRSKRKRRRFSLRLRPRLRLVSMRLGMFDFRASMEDFRFFLKKNFKRVILSTGVAVIFGLCYLFLRLTAVPSPSTVPYSDFVTNLRGGSVSKVLLEEGSRRIYYNTNENVEAVKEDVHKSETLDESAIQTDDGGTGETVTEAVTKDVTPRKVRALPPVWKYVTRKVDHDEKFLLSLMRDKGITYSSAPQSALMSMRTTLITIISLWIPLTPLMWLLYRQLSASNSPAKKRRSKNPTVGFDDVEGVDSAKDELVEIVSCLQGSINYKKLGARLPRGVLLVGPPGTGKTLLARAVAGEAGVPFFSVSASEFVELFVGRGAARIRDLFNAARKNSPSIVFIDELDAVGGKRGRSFNDERDQTLNQLLTEMDGFESDTRVIVIAATNRPEALDPALCRPGRFSRKVVVAEPDQEGRRKILAVHLRDVPLEEDAFLICDLVASLTPGFVGADLANIVNEAALLAARRGGEAVAREDIMEAIERAKYGINDKEVRSRTLGNELSKLFPWMPSLARRNGPDQDGLQGPLGYQSLS; this is encoded by the exons ATGGCTACTTTCAATGTTCTTTGTAGCAATCGTTTTCTATTCAAAGGAGGTAACTCTCCTGATATATCTATTAGAAAGGTGTCTTCGAGGAGTAGTCAGCTTAATGTTTGTTTCGCTAGAGCGACGACGAACCAATCGTCTATTAGTTGCAGGAGACTTGGTGGGTTTCTTGAAATTGGTGAATCAAGATTAGGAGTTAGGTTTCATGGCGGAGATTCTCGAAATGGGTTTACTTGTAGTAGTGAGATTAAGCGACTTATGAGCGGTAGTGATTACGGAGATAAGGAAGATGGTAGAAgcaaaaggaagagaagaagattttctcTTAGGCTTCGACCTAGGTTACGATTAGTGAGCATGAGACTTGGGATGTTCGATTTCAGAGCATCAATGGAGGATTTTAGattctttttgaaaaagaatttcaaaagaGTGATCTTATCTACTGGTGTGGCTGTGATATTTGGACTGTGTTATCTGTTCTTGAGGTTAACCGCTGTTCCGTCTCCATCTACTGTTCCTTACTCTGATTTCGTTACGAATCTTCGAGGTGGTTCTGTTTCAAAGGTTTTGCTTGAAGAAGGATCTCGTCGAATCTATTACAACACTAATGAGAATGTTGAGGCTGTTAAAGAAGATGTTCACAAGTCTGAAACTTTAGATGAATCTGCAATCCAAACTGATGATGGCGGTACAGGGGAAACTGTGACGGAAGCTGTTACGAAAGACGTTACTCCTCGAAAGGTTCGAGCTTTGCCTCCTGTGTGGAAGTATGTGACAAGAAAAGTCGATCATGATGAGAAGTTTCTTCTTAGTTTAATGAGGGATAAAGGGATTACTTATAGTTCAGCTCCTCAATCTGCATTGATGTCAATGAGAACTACTTTGATAACTATCATATCTCTGTGGATTCCTTTAACACCTCTTATGTGGCTTCTTTATCGGCAACTCTCAGCATCTAACAGCCCTGCGAAGAAACGACGGTCTAAAAATCCCACGGTTGGTTTCGATGATGTTGAGGGTGTTGATTCTGCTAAAGACGAGCTCGTGGAG ATAGTGTCATGTCTTCAAGGAagtataaactacaaaaaactAGGAGCAAGATTACCAAGAGGTGTGCTTTTGGTTGGTCCACCAGGGACTGGTAAGACCCTGTTGGCTCGGGCTGTTGCTGGAGAGGCAGGAGTtccatttttctctgtttccgCTAGTGAGTTCGTTGAGTTGTTTGTTGGAAGAGGTGCAGCACGGATCAGAGATCTTTTTAATGCAGCCAGGAAAAATTCACCTTCCATAGTATTTATCGATGAGCTTGATGCTGTTGGAGGAAAACGTGGTAGGAGTTTCAACGATGAACGTGACCAGACACTAAACCAG TTGCTTACTGAGATGGATGGATTCGAGTCAGACACAAGAGTCATTGTAATTGCAGCAACTAACCGACCAGAAGCGTT GACGTCCCTCTAGAAGAAGATGCGTTTCTCATATGTGATTTAGTTGCTTCTCTAACTCCCGGATTCGTAGGTGCTGATCTGGCTAATATTGTCAATGAAGCTGCATTGCTTGCTGCTCGTAGAG GCGGGGAAGCGGTGGCACGGGAAGATATAATGGAAGCGATAGAGAGGGCGAAATATGGGATAAATGATAAGGAAGTGAGGTCAAGGACATTAGGAAATGAGCTGAGCAAGCTGTTCCCATGGATGCCATCTTTGGCTAGAAGGAACGGACCAGATCAAGACGGTTTACAAGGACCGTTAGGTTATCAAAGTCTCAGCTAA